One genomic segment of Chryseobacterium phocaeense includes these proteins:
- a CDS encoding MBOAT family O-acyltransferase, whose product MQFTSIAFFLFFTLVFSLYWLAGRKNLKLQNILLLVSSYVFYGFWDWRFLALLAGSSAVAYYLGQKIGASQGRAKKIYLNSGLILAIGTLFYFKYFGFFIDSFADLFGIKNKLTISIILPLGISFYTFRIVSYFLDIKNNKLKPETDALAFFNYVAFFPSMTSGPIDKGGLLLPQIKKERIFTEETGADAVRQILYGAFKKLVVANSITPITQSIFQNYDTLSGSTVAFGAVLFLFELYADFSGYSDMAVGFARLLGFKITKNFAFPLFAQNIAEYWRKWHISLTSWLTEYVFTPLVIQFRDYGKRGLIAAIILNFILIGAWHGPRLTFVLFGLLHGLYYIPLIVKDKLNKKKKFSGNFPTIKELGNILLTLLMVCFALVLFAAPDLEAALGMYGRIFSLSLFSVPQFIKIKVLGLIGILIIIDWFNKDQEHGLEIKRFNPLIRRAFYVFLIFMIMYYGVFANGNYIYEQF is encoded by the coding sequence ATGCAGTTTACATCTATTGCCTTTTTTCTTTTTTTTACCCTGGTTTTCAGTCTATACTGGCTGGCTGGAAGGAAAAATCTTAAACTTCAGAATATATTGCTGCTGGTTTCAAGTTATGTTTTTTATGGCTTTTGGGACTGGAGATTTCTGGCACTTCTGGCCGGAAGTTCTGCTGTAGCGTATTATTTAGGGCAGAAAATTGGGGCAAGCCAGGGAAGAGCAAAGAAAATATACCTCAATTCAGGACTGATCCTGGCGATAGGAACCTTATTTTATTTTAAATATTTCGGATTTTTTATCGACTCTTTTGCGGATTTGTTCGGCATTAAAAATAAACTTACCATTTCCATTATTTTACCATTGGGAATCAGCTTTTATACCTTCAGGATCGTCAGCTATTTTCTGGATATCAAAAATAATAAGCTGAAACCGGAAACGGATGCTCTGGCCTTTTTTAATTATGTAGCATTCTTTCCGAGCATGACCTCAGGGCCTATTGACAAGGGCGGATTACTGCTTCCCCAAATAAAAAAAGAAAGGATTTTCACTGAAGAGACAGGGGCTGATGCGGTAAGGCAGATCCTTTACGGGGCCTTTAAAAAATTGGTGGTAGCCAACAGTATTACCCCCATCACACAGTCCATTTTTCAAAATTATGATACACTTTCCGGTAGTACAGTAGCATTCGGGGCCGTACTTTTCCTGTTTGAGCTCTATGCAGATTTTTCAGGATACTCCGATATGGCGGTGGGATTTGCCCGACTTTTAGGGTTTAAGATCACCAAAAACTTTGCGTTTCCCCTTTTTGCGCAGAATATTGCCGAGTATTGGAGAAAATGGCATATATCACTTACTTCATGGCTCACGGAATATGTTTTTACCCCTTTGGTGATCCAGTTCCGCGATTACGGAAAAAGAGGGCTCATTGCAGCTATTATCCTGAATTTTATTCTGATCGGGGCGTGGCACGGGCCAAGGCTAACCTTTGTCTTATTCGGATTACTGCACGGGCTGTATTATATTCCGCTGATTGTAAAGGATAAGCTTAATAAAAAGAAAAAGTTTTCCGGGAATTTCCCTACCATCAAAGAACTTGGAAATATACTTTTAACCTTATTGATGGTATGTTTTGCACTCGTACTTTTTGCAGCACCGGATCTGGAAGCTGCTTTGGGCATGTATGGAAGAATTTTCAGCCTTTCCCTGTTTTCCGTTCCGCAGTTTATCAAAATTAAAGTGTTGGGGTTAATCGGGATTCTGATTATCATTGACTGGTTTAATAAGGACCAGGAACACGGACTGGAGATCAAAAGATTCAATCCACTCATCAGAAGGGCTTTCTACGTTTTCCTGATCTTTATGATTATGTATTACGGCGTATTTGCTAATGGAAACTACATCTATGAACAGTTTTAA
- a CDS encoding glycosyltransferase family 2 protein has product MKISVVIPVYNAEKYVTQAVESALQFEEVYEVILVEDKSPDNALEVCQQLVEKHSRVKLFQHPDKGNHGAGPSRNLGIEKSTGDFIAFLDADDYYLPNRFDAERELFKNPEVEGVYGALGVHYYSEKAKEQYYPIFGDRLTTVHKKHGPKDVFPGQIYMLGSFGLFSIDALTVRREPLMRKMNPRFRTNLRLHQDSEFLIRLSFYLDLYPGILDQAVGMRGVHENNRITKVDSKKIKPASTRVLLWGELNKWASAENMPDNVKLHINRMHRSFKIANAPVLQKWGMILKYGLTDHKSIRSGLYNINFRKYLFS; this is encoded by the coding sequence ATGAAGATATCCGTAGTTATTCCCGTTTACAATGCTGAAAAATATGTTACGCAGGCAGTAGAATCAGCGCTTCAGTTTGAAGAAGTCTACGAAGTGATCCTTGTAGAGGATAAATCTCCGGATAACGCCTTAGAGGTATGTCAGCAGCTTGTTGAAAAACACAGCAGGGTAAAGCTTTTCCAGCATCCTGACAAAGGCAATCACGGAGCAGGTCCAAGCAGAAACCTTGGAATAGAAAAATCTACCGGAGACTTCATCGCATTTCTTGATGCGGATGATTATTATCTTCCCAACAGATTTGACGCGGAAAGGGAACTTTTTAAAAATCCTGAAGTAGAAGGTGTGTACGGAGCACTTGGAGTTCATTATTATTCTGAAAAAGCAAAAGAACAGTATTACCCGATCTTTGGAGACAGACTGACTACTGTTCATAAAAAACACGGTCCGAAAGATGTTTTCCCGGGCCAGATCTACATGCTGGGCAGCTTTGGACTTTTCAGTATTGATGCACTTACCGTGCGCAGAGAGCCTTTAATGAGAAAAATGAACCCCCGCTTTAGAACAAATCTGAGGCTTCATCAGGACAGTGAGTTCCTGATCAGACTTTCTTTTTATCTGGATCTTTATCCGGGTATTTTAGACCAGGCTGTCGGAATGCGCGGTGTACATGAAAATAACAGAATTACAAAGGTAGATTCAAAGAAAATAAAGCCGGCGAGTACCCGGGTCCTTTTATGGGGAGAACTTAACAAATGGGCCTCCGCTGAGAACATGCCTGATAACGTAAAACTTCATATCAACAGGATGCACAGAAGTTTTAAGATCGCCAATGCTCCTGTACTACAAAAATGGGGAATGATCCTGAAATACGGACTGACCGATCATAAAAGTATCCGTTCGGGACTTTACAATATTAATTTCAGAAAGTATTTATTTAGCTGA
- a CDS encoding glycosyltransferase family 2 protein produces the protein MPDISVIIPVYNASEFLEKSVASALPFEEVKEILLIEDCSTDNSLEICMKLASQYPKIKLFQHADKGNHGAAATRNLGIEMSSCSFIAFLDADDYYLPNRFDVEKEIFNDPKIDGVFGAISVEYLTEKGKQEFQSKFTNVTLTTVNYPAEGKEVFRGLLGLTTKTFGTFFHLNTLTIRKSTLQKNKLKFNEILRVHQDSDFIIKLAFHCYLKSGIIDQPIAVRGIHDDNRITKIVRYSPQYNERQFLLWNSLYKWSGKNKPYRDAAQHIYLQKKAFELSTKKGWSKTAALLAAICKDPKILKTKYRFTYTHKA, from the coding sequence ATGCCTGATATTTCTGTCATCATACCGGTTTATAATGCTTCGGAATTTTTAGAAAAATCTGTAGCATCTGCGCTGCCATTTGAAGAAGTAAAAGAAATATTACTGATTGAAGACTGCTCTACAGATAACTCGCTGGAGATCTGTATGAAACTGGCCAGCCAATATCCTAAAATAAAACTGTTTCAGCATGCGGACAAAGGAAACCATGGCGCTGCTGCCACCAGAAATCTGGGGATAGAAATGTCATCCTGCAGTTTTATCGCTTTCCTTGATGCTGATGATTATTACCTTCCGAACAGATTTGATGTAGAAAAGGAAATATTTAATGATCCTAAGATTGATGGTGTTTTCGGCGCCATAAGTGTAGAATACCTAACAGAGAAAGGGAAACAGGAATTTCAATCTAAATTTACCAATGTCACCCTTACGACGGTCAACTATCCTGCTGAAGGGAAAGAAGTGTTCAGAGGGCTTTTAGGCTTAACAACTAAAACTTTCGGTACATTTTTCCATTTGAATACCTTGACGATAAGAAAATCAACTTTACAGAAAAACAAACTAAAGTTTAATGAAATTCTCCGGGTTCACCAGGACTCGGATTTTATCATTAAACTGGCATTCCACTGTTATTTAAAATCGGGAATTATAGACCAGCCCATTGCGGTAAGAGGTATTCATGACGATAATAGAATTACCAAGATCGTCCGTTATTCCCCACAATATAATGAGCGGCAATTTCTCTTATGGAACTCCCTGTATAAGTGGTCCGGGAAAAATAAACCGTACCGGGATGCGGCACAGCATATTTATCTACAGAAAAAAGCTTTTGAACTTTCTACCAAAAAAGGATGGTCAAAAACAGCTGCTTTATTGGCTGCTATTTGTAAAGACCCGAAAATCCTGAAGACAAAATACCGGTTTACCTATACCCATAAAGCCTGA
- the asnB gene encoding asparagine synthase (glutamine-hydrolyzing) has translation MCGIAGIIANNARNYQEEIRKMTDSMMHRGPDSSHYEFYENAALGHRRLSIIDLSDNGKQPMFSYTKKECIVLNGEIYGYQDIKKNYAEYPYHGGSDTEVILAMYQRKQENLIHDLPGMFAFALWNDEKQELFCARDRFGEKPFYYAIGNNNEFIFASEIKAILASGLIAPRVNTDALSHYLQYGYVSSYQSIYSNIFTLPPAHQLIWKEGKVTVSRYYSLPAKDRVLSLSDAKEEFMYLLKNAVKKQLIADVEVGSFLSGGLDSSSIVALVDEFLPHQTTISFGYDHKDSELKFAKEIADKYKTNHREVHEQKGDLAESLLKISPYLDEPFADTSYLPHYEICKNARKSLTVALSGDVGDELFGGYHFYTVENKLKNHFSYKNIIARFGLKLYQKARQTSFVTQQNLKFASILDFHLNFVRNDFNKEERNRLGLMSDYKQDYSFTPDPDSLNDIMRVDLEHYVPGNMMVKSDRMAMANSLEVRTPFLDLDFAEFCIQLPEQLKLTDDNDKIILREAMGPYWTETIRKRHKQGFGMSVKSWFAEENIMKLSDDLLKNKDQKIFNYIDFNAAQKFLAHDNKHWNLLQLALWAHNNQSVL, from the coding sequence ATGTGTGGAATAGCCGGAATCATCGCTAATAATGCCAGAAACTACCAGGAAGAAATCCGGAAAATGACGGATTCCATGATGCACCGTGGACCGGATTCTTCACATTATGAATTTTATGAAAATGCTGCCTTAGGCCACCGGAGACTCTCTATTATAGACCTCTCCGACAATGGAAAACAGCCTATGTTCTCCTATACAAAAAAAGAATGCATTGTCCTTAACGGTGAGATCTACGGATACCAGGATATTAAAAAGAATTATGCCGAATATCCTTATCATGGAGGTTCAGATACCGAAGTGATCCTGGCCATGTACCAGAGAAAACAGGAAAACCTCATCCATGATCTTCCCGGCATGTTTGCGTTCGCCCTCTGGAATGATGAAAAGCAGGAACTTTTCTGTGCCAGAGACCGTTTTGGAGAAAAACCGTTTTATTATGCCATTGGAAACAATAATGAATTTATTTTCGCTTCAGAGATCAAAGCAATTCTGGCTTCCGGGCTCATTGCTCCCAGGGTAAATACAGATGCGCTTTCCCATTATCTTCAGTATGGATATGTAAGTTCCTATCAAAGTATATACAGTAATATTTTCACCCTTCCGCCGGCCCACCAGCTGATCTGGAAAGAGGGGAAAGTTACCGTTTCCAGATATTACAGCCTTCCGGCAAAAGACAGGGTACTCAGCTTGTCCGACGCTAAAGAAGAGTTTATGTACCTGCTGAAAAATGCGGTCAAAAAGCAACTTATTGCTGATGTAGAAGTCGGAAGTTTCCTGAGCGGAGGCCTGGATTCTTCCTCCATCGTAGCTTTGGTAGATGAATTTCTTCCTCATCAGACCACTATCAGCTTCGGTTATGACCATAAAGACAGCGAGCTTAAATTTGCCAAAGAAATTGCTGATAAATACAAGACCAACCACCGTGAGGTGCATGAGCAGAAAGGTGACCTTGCAGAATCCCTGCTGAAAATATCACCGTATTTGGATGAACCTTTTGCCGACACTTCTTACCTTCCACATTATGAGATCTGTAAAAATGCCAGGAAAAGCCTTACCGTGGCGCTTTCCGGAGATGTGGGTGATGAACTTTTCGGAGGATATCATTTTTATACCGTCGAAAATAAATTAAAAAATCATTTCAGCTATAAAAATATCATTGCCCGGTTTGGCTTAAAACTCTATCAGAAGGCCAGACAGACTTCCTTTGTGACCCAACAGAACTTAAAGTTTGCGTCCATTCTGGATTTCCATCTGAATTTTGTAAGAAATGATTTCAATAAAGAAGAAAGAAACAGGCTCGGGCTGATGTCTGATTACAAACAGGACTACAGCTTTACTCCCGACCCGGATTCCCTGAATGATATTATGAGAGTAGACCTGGAACACTATGTTCCCGGTAATATGATGGTCAAGTCCGACCGGATGGCCATGGCCAATTCACTTGAAGTAAGAACCCCTTTCCTGGATCTGGATTTTGCCGAGTTCTGCATCCAGCTTCCCGAACAGCTGAAACTGACGGACGACAATGATAAGATCATCCTTCGTGAAGCGATGGGCCCTTACTGGACGGAAACCATCAGAAAACGCCATAAACAGGGATTCGGAATGAGCGTTAAAAGCTGGTTTGCGGAAGAAAATATCATGAAACTTTCCGACGATCTTCTGAAAAACAAGGATCAGAAAATCTTTAATTATATTGATTTTAATGCTGCCCAGAAATTTCTGGCTCACGACAACAAGCACTGGAACCTTCTGCAACTGGCTCTATGGGCCCATAACAATCAATCCGTACTCTAA
- a CDS encoding class I SAM-dependent methyltransferase, whose protein sequence is MKKIDTELFKTEFQEKNGKYIFVPVQEEVVTDFLDKIKYKLKKFGKFYNLLIEFISPVYPQPLFDIRRIIRNEIKEKNLVALNLGSGSSDLGEEFLNVDLLPYEHVDIICDIENIPFKDNSVDYIINIAVLEHVPNPQKVIAEIHRILKPGGKIYCFIPFMQPFHASPYDFQRFTYEGMKHQFKEFEILNLKPIGPTSGMLWVVQEWFALVFSFGIKPLHTFLYLIFMVLTFPIKFLDVIFQYYPMSKNVASGFSIHAQKK, encoded by the coding sequence ATGAAAAAAATTGATACAGAATTATTTAAAACTGAGTTTCAGGAAAAGAACGGAAAATATATTTTTGTTCCCGTTCAGGAAGAAGTTGTCACAGACTTTCTTGATAAAATAAAATATAAATTAAAAAAATTCGGAAAATTCTATAATCTACTCATAGAGTTTATAAGCCCTGTTTATCCTCAGCCACTTTTTGATATCAGAAGAATCATCAGAAATGAGATCAAAGAAAAAAATCTTGTTGCCCTGAATTTAGGAAGTGGTAGCTCCGATCTTGGAGAAGAATTCCTGAACGTAGATTTACTTCCTTATGAACATGTAGATATCATCTGCGATATTGAAAATATTCCTTTTAAGGACAATTCTGTTGATTATATCATCAATATTGCTGTATTGGAGCATGTCCCGAATCCTCAAAAAGTAATTGCTGAAATCCACAGAATTCTAAAGCCTGGAGGAAAAATTTACTGTTTTATTCCGTTTATGCAGCCTTTCCATGCCTCACCATATGATTTTCAACGGTTTACTTATGAAGGGATGAAACATCAGTTTAAAGAATTTGAAATCTTAAATCTGAAACCAATTGGTCCTACCTCGGGAATGCTTTGGGTAGTACAGGAATGGTTTGCGCTTGTTTTCTCATTTGGAATAAAGCCTCTTCATACTTTTCTGTATCTTATCTTTATGGTTCTTACTTTCCCTATAAAATTTTTGGATGTTATTTTCCAGTATTATCCGATGAGCAAGAATGTAGCTTCCGGATTTAGTATTCATGCACAAAAAAAATAG
- a CDS encoding glycosyltransferase family 2 protein: protein MISIVSPVYRAENTLPLLVSEIDAVMSRIGEKYEIILVDDRSPDNSWEVMKNLAGNNPNIKIYRLSRNFGQHPAIMAGLSKTTGEWVVVMDCDLQDQPKEIEKLYHKALEGYDMVQAKREERKDNAIKRLTSQYFIRTFNYLTDMKVNKEVANFGIYHRKVINSILNINDYIKAFSLFVNWVGYNRCEISVEHNERMEGKSNYSFTKLFSLAFNIIVSFSNKPLKVCVGFGGSISLLSVFVAIFFLIQTLRGKITEPGYSSLILSIWFLSGAIIFCIGIVGLYVGKTFDEVKNRPVYIIDEEIIKKE, encoded by the coding sequence ATGATCAGCATTGTAAGTCCCGTTTACCGCGCAGAAAATACACTCCCTCTCCTGGTATCAGAAATTGATGCCGTAATGTCCAGGATAGGAGAAAAATATGAAATTATTCTTGTAGACGACAGAAGCCCGGACAATTCCTGGGAAGTTATGAAAAATCTTGCCGGGAACAATCCCAATATAAAAATATACCGGCTAAGCCGGAATTTTGGACAACATCCAGCCATTATGGCCGGCTTAAGCAAGACGACAGGTGAATGGGTGGTAGTAATGGACTGTGACCTTCAGGATCAGCCCAAAGAAATTGAAAAGCTTTACCATAAGGCCCTGGAAGGCTATGATATGGTACAAGCGAAAAGGGAGGAAAGAAAGGACAATGCTATCAAAAGATTAACTTCCCAATACTTTATCCGTACCTTCAATTACTTAACGGATATGAAGGTCAATAAAGAGGTAGCCAACTTTGGAATTTACCACAGAAAAGTAATCAACAGTATACTCAATATCAATGATTACATCAAAGCATTTTCTCTTTTTGTAAACTGGGTAGGATACAATCGTTGTGAAATAAGTGTGGAGCACAATGAAAGAATGGAAGGCAAAAGCAACTACAGTTTCACTAAACTTTTTTCTTTAGCATTCAATATTATTGTTTCCTTTTCCAATAAACCCCTTAAAGTATGTGTAGGGTTTGGTGGCTCCATATCTTTACTGTCCGTATTTGTAGCTATCTTTTTTTTAATCCAGACACTTCGTGGTAAAATAACCGAACCAGGATACAGTTCACTTATTTTATCAATATGGTTTCTATCCGGTGCCATTATCTTCTGCATCGGTATTGTAGGATTGTATGTGGGGAAAACTTTTGATGAAGTCAAAAACAGACCCGTTTATATCATTGATGAAGAAATAATAAAAAAGGAATGA
- a CDS encoding NAD-dependent epimerase/dehydratase family protein — MIIGNGVLATAVRDFDHENLIFFASGVSNSLENRTSEFEREMNLLYSAIEKFPEKKLIYFSTCSIYDSSKAKSPYVLHKLNMEKIICEQCNQYAIFRVGNAVGKGGNMNTLINFLKNAIETGKKIQVHRNARRVFIGVNDIALFIGRHIDSINNTIFNLVYPHQFSLEEVIIPLEKHLNRKALYEITDEGAYYDIIFEESTKAFFDYISPEEYIKKLYTSYL; from the coding sequence TTTTTTGCATCAGGAGTTTCTAATTCTTTAGAAAACAGAACCTCTGAATTTGAAAGAGAGATGAATCTCCTGTACTCTGCAATTGAAAAATTTCCTGAAAAAAAATTGATTTATTTTTCAACATGCAGCATTTATGATTCCTCGAAAGCAAAAAGCCCGTATGTACTTCATAAGCTGAATATGGAAAAAATAATCTGTGAACAATGTAACCAGTATGCCATTTTCAGGGTTGGAAATGCCGTAGGAAAAGGCGGAAATATGAATACACTGATTAATTTCCTTAAAAATGCCATTGAAACCGGCAAAAAAATTCAGGTCCACCGCAACGCAAGGCGCGTATTTATTGGAGTGAATGATATTGCTCTGTTTATCGGCCGACATATAGATTCCATAAACAATACTATTTTTAATCTTGTTTATCCCCATCAGTTTTCCCTGGAAGAAGTAATTATTCCTCTGGAAAAGCATCTCAACAGGAAAGCATTGTATGAAATAACTGACGAGGGAGCTTATTACGACATCATTTTCGAAGAAAGTACCAAAGCATTTTTTGATTATATTTCTCCGGAAGAATACATTAAAAAACTATATACCTCCTATTTATAA